A part of Winslowiella toletana genomic DNA contains:
- a CDS encoding sugar ABC transporter ATP-binding protein has translation MAATAILEMKNISRRFGQFWALKDVSLTVWPGEVHALMGENGAGKSTLMKILAGAYSASSGEILIDGQPKMIKGPKDALEAGITLIYQEMNLAPNLTVAENIFLGSEIQRYGLVKRRQMAQEAQKVIDRLHARFSATDRVFRLSIAEQQQVEIARALHRNSRILVMDEPTAALSSRETEQLFALIKRLRAEGMAIIYISHRMAEVYQLSDRVSVLRDGQYVGSLTRDNLNASELVRMMVGRPLSDLFNKEPSISDGAPRLTVDGLTDGGKIHPCSLEVRAGEIVALAGLVGAGRSELAQLIFGVHKATNGTVAVDQQPVHISSPREAIALGIGYLPENRKEQGLFLELAAHENIVMATIERDAHYGLLDRRKGQQISGDAIHSLNIRVPHAQVRAGGLSGGNQQKLLVSRWVAIGPRILLLDEPTRGVDVGAKSEIYRMMNRMAQQGVAILMISSELPEVVGMSDRVYVMREGAIAGELQRDSITQENIMTLATGVDLPQPVNV, from the coding sequence ATGGCAGCGACAGCAATTCTGGAAATGAAAAATATCTCGCGCCGCTTTGGTCAGTTCTGGGCATTAAAAGATGTCAGTCTGACGGTCTGGCCGGGCGAAGTGCATGCCTTAATGGGCGAGAATGGCGCCGGTAAGAGCACCTTAATGAAGATTCTGGCCGGTGCTTACAGCGCCAGCAGCGGAGAGATTCTGATTGATGGTCAGCCGAAAATGATTAAAGGGCCAAAGGATGCGCTGGAAGCCGGTATTACGCTGATCTACCAGGAGATGAATCTGGCGCCTAATCTGACGGTGGCTGAAAACATCTTTCTTGGCAGTGAAATCCAGCGCTACGGGCTGGTGAAACGGCGGCAGATGGCGCAGGAAGCGCAAAAGGTGATTGACCGTCTGCATGCCCGTTTTTCGGCAACTGACCGGGTGTTCAGGCTGAGTATCGCTGAACAGCAGCAGGTGGAGATTGCCCGCGCCTTACACCGTAACAGCCGGATTTTAGTCATGGATGAGCCGACGGCGGCGCTGTCGTCGCGTGAAACCGAACAGCTGTTTGCGCTGATTAAACGGCTGCGCGCCGAAGGGATGGCGATTATCTATATCAGTCACCGTATGGCCGAGGTGTATCAGCTTTCCGATCGCGTCAGCGTACTGCGCGATGGTCAGTATGTCGGCAGTCTGACGCGTGACAATCTGAATGCCAGCGAACTGGTGCGCATGATGGTGGGTCGTCCGCTCAGCGATCTGTTTAACAAAGAGCCGTCGATTAGCGATGGCGCGCCGCGGCTGACGGTGGATGGTCTGACTGACGGCGGCAAAATCCATCCCTGTAGCCTTGAAGTGCGCGCCGGGGAGATTGTCGCCCTCGCCGGACTGGTGGGAGCCGGACGCTCCGAGCTGGCGCAGCTGATATTCGGCGTACACAAAGCCACTAACGGCACGGTGGCGGTCGATCAGCAGCCGGTGCATATCTCCTCGCCGCGTGAAGCGATTGCCCTTGGCATCGGCTATCTGCCGGAAAACCGTAAAGAGCAGGGGCTGTTTCTGGAGCTTGCCGCCCATGAAAATATCGTCATGGCCACCATTGAACGCGATGCCCATTACGGCCTGCTGGATCGACGCAAAGGGCAGCAAATCTCTGGTGACGCCATCCACTCGCTTAATATCCGCGTTCCGCATGCGCAGGTGCGGGCTGGCGGACTCTCCGGCGGTAATCAGCAGAAGCTGCTGGTGTCGCGCTGGGTGGCGATTGGTCCGCGCATTCTGCTGCTGGATGAGCCAACACGCGGCGTTGATGTCGGCGCCAAAAGCGAGATCTACCGCATGATGAACCGCATGGCGCAGCAGGGGGTGGCGATCCTGATGATTTCCAGCGAACTGCCGGAAGTGGTCGGCATGAGTGACCGGGTTTATGTGATGCGTGAAGGGGCGATCGCTGGAGAGCTGCAACGCGACAGCATTACCCAGGAGAATATTATGACGCTGGCAACCGGCGTTGATCTTCCGCAACCGGTTAACGTCTGA
- a CDS encoding ATP-binding protein: MSTETVYPRRLAGARGRLLIFNLLVVAVTLMVSAVAIIGFNHAGAIQEQAQAQTLDDMTGSLALARDTASVATSAARLSQVVGALEYQSEAARLRQTQQALQQSLLRIAAAPLASREPQLVSRISQRSLTLEQSVSRLLTRGHQRHLQRNMMLSGLYQAQLQLHHINDIMRRDRLTQPPLPLRQQIDRLITVATLTPSPLPAIQQWRQVMLQWPQHSSNTLLNDKIQRLLATGRSLPPLAQQLADSDLAIAYHTYQIKALVAMLNEDITLYVGKVAQETTLRTAATHHELNLIILFITLFALLSLVITGFAGFYIYRNLGSNLTAIASAMTRLAQGQRDVSVPALQRRDELGDLARAFSVFARNTASLEHTSRLLKEKSNQLESTFLAMRDGFALFDGSGHLVVWNSQYPLLLGLAAQQLHRGQHYQQLLRQLAPQSALNLSHDLPEPQELRLHDGRVIELRFSPVPHRGMVNTVLERTERKALEEALVHSQKMKAVGQLTGGLAHDFNNLLAVIIGSLELIDRASVDAQSAQRISRALKAAERAAQLTQRLLAFSRKQALHPQAVQVASLAENLQELMSHSLSPGQTLAIEAQQPGWLAWIDAGQLENALINLVVNARDALGESDGEIKIRIYNQRVEISPQEKSDRVTIEVIDHGCGMSEEVRAQVFEPFFTTKAPGSGSGLGLSMVYGFVRQSGGGIQLETAPGQGTLVRLQLPRAPAQLQPASRTPEPEQAGQHDRLVLVLDDEADVRQTLCDQLHQLGYLTLECTTGDQALTLLQRTADISMLVSDLMLPGGLNGAEVIRQAQSANPALATLLVSGQDLRQQQQGALPLCERLAKPYSQSQLAQAMRRAWQRSLTASRLPLPADHP; this comes from the coding sequence ATGTCCACTGAAACGGTTTACCCCCGACGACTGGCGGGCGCACGTGGCCGTCTGCTGATATTTAATCTGCTGGTGGTGGCGGTTACGCTGATGGTCAGTGCGGTGGCGATTATTGGTTTTAACCATGCGGGCGCCATTCAGGAACAGGCGCAGGCGCAAACCCTTGATGATATGACCGGCAGTCTGGCGCTGGCGCGCGATACGGCGAGTGTCGCCACCTCGGCGGCGCGCCTGTCGCAGGTGGTGGGCGCGCTGGAATATCAGAGTGAAGCAGCGCGATTACGGCAAACTCAGCAGGCGCTGCAACAGTCGCTGCTGCGCATCGCCGCCGCGCCGCTGGCCAGCCGCGAACCGCAGCTGGTTAGTCGTATCTCACAGCGCAGCCTGACCCTCGAACAGAGCGTCAGCAGACTGCTTACCCGCGGCCATCAGCGCCATCTGCAACGCAATATGATGTTAAGCGGCCTGTATCAGGCCCAGCTGCAGCTGCACCATATCAACGACATTATGCGGCGAGACCGGCTCACTCAGCCGCCGCTGCCGCTACGTCAGCAGATCGATCGACTGATTACTGTCGCCACCCTGACACCGTCACCGTTACCGGCGATTCAGCAGTGGCGGCAGGTAATGCTGCAATGGCCGCAGCACAGCAGCAATACTCTGCTGAACGATAAAATACAGCGACTGCTGGCGACCGGGCGTTCCCTGCCGCCGCTGGCGCAGCAGCTGGCCGACAGCGATCTGGCGATTGCTTACCACACCTACCAAATCAAAGCGCTGGTGGCGATGCTTAATGAGGATATCACGCTGTATGTCGGCAAAGTGGCGCAGGAAACCACGCTGCGTACCGCCGCCACTCATCATGAACTGAATCTGATTATTCTGTTTATCACCCTGTTTGCCCTGCTGTCACTGGTGATCACCGGCTTTGCCGGATTCTATATCTACCGAAATCTTGGCTCGAATCTGACGGCGATTGCCAGCGCCATGACCCGGCTGGCGCAGGGACAGCGCGACGTCAGCGTTCCGGCGCTGCAACGGCGTGATGAGCTGGGCGACCTGGCGCGCGCCTTTAGCGTATTTGCGCGTAATACCGCCTCGCTGGAACACACTTCACGGCTGTTAAAAGAAAAAAGTAATCAGCTGGAGTCGACTTTTCTGGCGATGCGCGACGGTTTTGCGCTGTTCGATGGCAGCGGGCATCTGGTGGTGTGGAACTCGCAGTATCCGCTGCTGCTCGGGCTGGCGGCGCAGCAGCTGCATCGCGGGCAGCACTATCAGCAACTGCTGCGGCAACTCGCTCCGCAGTCAGCGCTTAATCTCAGCCACGACCTGCCGGAGCCGCAGGAGCTGCGGCTGCATGATGGCCGGGTGATCGAACTGCGCTTCAGCCCGGTGCCGCATCGCGGGATGGTCAATACGGTGCTGGAACGCACCGAACGCAAGGCGCTGGAGGAAGCGCTGGTGCACAGCCAGAAGATGAAAGCGGTCGGTCAGCTTACCGGCGGCCTTGCCCATGATTTTAACAATCTGCTGGCAGTGATTATTGGCAGCCTGGAATTAATCGATCGCGCCAGTGTTGATGCGCAGAGCGCTCAGCGCATCAGCCGCGCACTAAAAGCCGCCGAACGCGCCGCCCAGCTGACCCAGCGCCTGCTGGCGTTTTCGCGCAAACAGGCGCTGCATCCGCAGGCGGTGCAGGTCGCCAGTCTGGCGGAAAATCTGCAAGAGCTAATGAGTCATTCGCTATCTCCCGGCCAGACGCTGGCGATTGAGGCGCAGCAGCCGGGCTGGCTGGCATGGATTGATGCCGGTCAGCTGGAGAACGCGCTAATCAATCTGGTGGTCAATGCCCGCGACGCGCTGGGCGAGAGTGACGGTGAGATTAAAATACGCATTTATAATCAGCGGGTTGAAATCAGCCCGCAGGAAAAAAGTGACCGCGTCACGATTGAGGTTATCGACCACGGGTGCGGTATGTCCGAGGAGGTCCGCGCACAGGTTTTTGAACCCTTTTTCACCACCAAAGCGCCTGGCAGCGGCAGCGGTCTGGGGCTGTCAATGGTATACGGTTTTGTACGTCAGTCTGGCGGCGGCATTCAGCTGGAGACTGCCCCGGGTCAGGGCACGCTGGTTCGTTTGCAGCTGCCGCGCGCACCGGCGCAACTGCAACCCGCCAGCCGCACACCAGAGCCAGAGCAGGCCGGACAGCATGACCGTCTGGTGCTGGTGCTGGACGATGAAGCAGACGTACGCCAGACACTGTGTGACCAGCTGCATCAGCTGGGCTATCTGACGCTGGAGTGCACCACCGGCGACCAGGCGCTGACCCTGTTGCAGCGAACTGCGGATATCAGCATGCTGGTCAGCGATCTGATGTTGCCAGGCGGATTAAATGGCGCCGAAGTGATTCGCCAGGCACAGAGCGCTAATCCGGCGCTGGCTACCCTGCTGGTCAGCGGTCAGGATCTGCGGCAGCAGCAGCAAGGCGCGCTACCGCTGTGCGAACGGCTGGCGAAGCCCTACAGTCAGTCGCAGCTGGCGCAGGCGATGCGTCGGGCATGGCAGCGCAGTCTGACGGCGAGTCGCCTGCCGCTGCCAGCCGATCACCCGTAA
- a CDS encoding D-lyxose/D-mannose family sugar isomerase produces MKRSEVNAILQQTHEFFARQDVHLPRWAEFSLAQWRQRAREECREVFDLKLGWDVTSFGSDDFQQQGLTLFTLRNGSPDGAPYAKCYAEKMMHCREAQVTPLHFHWRKREDIINRAGGNLIVELYNRDGEALANTPVTVVIDGFRQTHAAGTQIRLSPGESVTLPPGICHSFWSEAGLGDVLVGEVSMINDDEHDNFFLSPIARFNPVEDDEAPRWLLCNEYGRYLP; encoded by the coding sequence ATGAAGCGCTCTGAGGTCAATGCGATTTTGCAGCAAACCCACGAATTTTTTGCCCGTCAGGATGTGCATCTGCCGCGCTGGGCTGAGTTCTCGCTGGCGCAGTGGCGGCAACGGGCGCGTGAGGAGTGTCGGGAGGTGTTTGATCTGAAGCTGGGCTGGGATGTTACCTCTTTCGGCAGTGACGATTTTCAGCAGCAGGGGCTGACGCTGTTTACCCTGCGTAACGGTTCGCCTGACGGCGCACCCTATGCCAAATGCTATGCCGAAAAGATGATGCACTGCCGTGAAGCGCAGGTGACGCCGCTGCATTTCCACTGGCGCAAACGTGAAGACATTATTAATCGCGCGGGCGGCAACCTGATTGTTGAGCTGTATAACCGTGACGGCGAGGCGCTGGCGAATACCCCGGTAACGGTGGTGATTGACGGTTTCCGTCAGACCCATGCCGCCGGGACGCAGATCCGTTTATCGCCCGGTGAGAGCGTCACACTGCCGCCTGGCATCTGTCACAGTTTCTGGAGTGAGGCCGGGCTGGGTGATGTGCTGGTAGGGGAGGTATCGATGATTAACGATGACGAACACGATAACTTTTTTCTGTCGCCGATAGCGCGCTTTAATCCGGTGGAAGATGACGAAGCGCCGCGCTGGTTACTGTGTAATGAATACGGGCGCTATCTGCCATAA
- the phnC gene encoding phosphonate ABC transporter ATP-binding protein, which produces MAQALLKSAPETEVRLQPVRQQKVLAVRGLGKSYSARQPVLQDINFDLHAGELVAVVGRSGAGKSTLLHVLNGTLPASEGSIVNYRQQGDQQDIVKLSSRQLRQWRSECGMIFQDFCLVPRLDVLTNVLLGRLSQISTLKSFFKIFPDEDRARAIALLQWLNMLPQALQRAENLSGGQMQRVAICRALMQNPKILLADEPVASLDPKNTRRIMDVLRQVSDNGISVMVNLHSVELVKEYCTRAIGIAHGRIVFDGHPAQLNEALLHTLYGDEISQLN; this is translated from the coding sequence ATGGCACAGGCACTATTGAAATCCGCTCCTGAAACTGAGGTGCGCTTGCAGCCGGTACGGCAGCAAAAGGTCCTCGCCGTGCGGGGATTAGGCAAATCGTATTCCGCCCGGCAACCGGTGTTGCAGGATATCAATTTTGATCTGCATGCCGGTGAACTGGTGGCGGTGGTGGGCCGTTCCGGCGCGGGTAAATCGACCCTGCTGCATGTGCTGAACGGCACGCTGCCCGCCAGCGAAGGGTCGATTGTCAATTACCGCCAGCAGGGCGATCAGCAGGATATCGTTAAGCTAAGCAGCCGTCAGCTGCGTCAGTGGCGTAGCGAATGCGGCATGATCTTCCAGGACTTCTGTCTGGTGCCGCGCCTTGATGTGCTGACCAACGTGCTGCTGGGGCGTCTCAGTCAGATCTCAACGCTGAAATCCTTTTTCAAAATTTTCCCCGACGAAGACCGCGCCCGCGCCATCGCCTTACTGCAGTGGCTGAATATGCTGCCGCAGGCGTTACAGCGCGCGGAAAATCTCTCCGGCGGGCAGATGCAGCGCGTGGCCATCTGCCGCGCACTGATGCAAAACCCCAAAATCTTGCTGGCTGATGAGCCGGTGGCGTCACTCGATCCGAAAAACACCCGACGCATTATGGATGTTCTGCGTCAGGTCAGTGATAACGGCATCAGCGTGATGGTCAACCTGCATTCGGTCGAGCTGGTGAAAGAGTACTGCACGCGGGCAATTGGCATTGCACATGGCCGCATCGTGTTTGATGGCCATCCCGCGCAGCTTAATGAAGCACTTCTCCATACGCTGTATGGCGATGAAATCAGTCAACTTAACTAA
- a CDS encoding DUF943 family protein — MNKLIKALLALAILGFALYLYMDNRKVNIVDAHHNQYTAEILVNTLPVSDSASIQWWQKNQSEIYAKYNISTAESGGPYSVTIYKFGEGYKEEGNEDRLCFDDIPAQKKCIDKKIIMRVVYLRNGNTKFSFENAVYILKADGEISKSAHN; from the coding sequence ATGAATAAATTAATTAAAGCATTACTCGCATTAGCTATTTTAGGTTTTGCTTTATATCTATACATGGATAACAGAAAAGTAAATATTGTTGACGCCCATCACAACCAATATACGGCTGAGATACTGGTTAATACCCTTCCTGTATCAGATTCGGCCAGTATTCAATGGTGGCAGAAGAACCAATCAGAGATCTACGCTAAGTATAATATTTCAACAGCAGAGAGCGGCGGACCATACTCTGTAACCATTTATAAATTTGGCGAAGGCTATAAAGAAGAAGGCAATGAGGATAGGTTATGTTTTGATGATATACCTGCGCAAAAAAAATGCATTGATAAAAAAATTATCATGCGGGTGGTATATTTGCGAAACGGCAATACAAAATTTAGTTTTGAAAATGCTGTATATATCCTTAAAGCCGATGGTGAAATTAGCAAATCTGCTCATAACTAA
- the phnE gene encoding phosphonate ABC transporter, permease protein PhnE — protein sequence MHNDFERYYQQIKGRQKRDTILWSLLLVLLYLGAGQVAEFNLHTVWVSLPHFFDYLHETIPVLHWSLLFADGHTEGSFAYWGYRLHIQLPLIWETLQLALAATLMSVMVATILAFFAASNTQSPAALRLAIRTVVAFLRTMPELAWAVMFVMAFGIGAIPGFLALALHSIGSLTKLFYEAIESASDKPVRGLAAGGATKIQRMRFAFWPQVKPIFLSYSFMRMEVNFRQSTILGLVGAGGIGQELMTNIKLDRYDQVSMTLLLIIVVVSLLDTFSGRLRRWVVEGQAA from the coding sequence ATGCATAACGACTTTGAACGCTATTACCAGCAGATAAAAGGCCGCCAGAAGCGTGACACAATCCTCTGGTCGCTGTTGCTGGTGCTGCTCTATCTGGGAGCGGGTCAGGTAGCGGAATTCAATCTGCATACCGTCTGGGTCTCCCTGCCGCATTTCTTTGACTACCTGCATGAAACGATCCCGGTGCTGCACTGGTCACTGTTATTTGCTGATGGTCATACCGAAGGTTCTTTCGCTTACTGGGGCTATCGTCTGCATATTCAGCTGCCGCTGATTTGGGAGACGCTGCAACTGGCGCTGGCCGCCACGCTGATGTCGGTGATGGTAGCGACAATACTGGCCTTTTTTGCCGCCAGCAATACGCAAAGCCCGGCGGCGCTGCGGCTGGCGATCCGCACGGTGGTGGCTTTTTTACGCACCATGCCGGAACTGGCATGGGCGGTGATGTTTGTGATGGCGTTTGGTATTGGCGCTATTCCGGGATTTCTGGCGCTGGCGCTGCACTCAATCGGCAGTCTGACCAAACTGTTCTATGAGGCGATTGAATCCGCCTCCGATAAGCCGGTGCGCGGCCTTGCGGCTGGCGGCGCGACGAAGATACAGCGGATGCGCTTTGCCTTCTGGCCACAGGTAAAACCGATTTTCCTCTCCTACAGCTTTATGCGCATGGAAGTGAATTTCCGCCAGTCGACCATTTTAGGGCTGGTGGGGGCCGGGGGCATTGGTCAGGAGCTGATGACCAATATCAAGCTGGATCGCTATGACCAGGTGAGTATGACCCTGCTGCTGATTATTGTGGTGGTGTCATTGCTGGATACTTTCTCCGGACGTTTACGCCGCTGGGTGGTTGAGGGACAAGCTGCATGA
- the phnE gene encoding phosphonate ABC transporter, permease protein PhnE codes for MITLHTERDLAQIRQQHAPLFNLQRRYLRRILLLALAVALFYLGFFQMFGIPWAQWVNGCQQISRYFLRMFVWHDFASWPFGYYLSQIAITLAIVFVGTLTATVLALPLSFLAARNVMASRGLRPLALLVRRLLDILRGIDMAIWGLIFVRAVGMGPLAGVLAIVMQDIGLLGKLYAEGHEAVERSPGRGLNAVGANSLQKHRYGIFTQSFPTFLALSLYQIESNTRSAAVLGFVGAGGIGLVYAENMRLWNWDVVMFITLIMVVIVMIMDAISTRLRRRYITGKAIPLYQP; via the coding sequence ATGATTACATTGCATACTGAACGGGATCTGGCGCAAATCCGGCAGCAACACGCGCCGCTGTTTAACCTGCAGCGTCGCTATCTGCGGCGTATTCTGCTGCTGGCCCTGGCGGTGGCGCTGTTCTACCTCGGGTTCTTTCAGATGTTTGGTATTCCGTGGGCGCAGTGGGTGAATGGCTGCCAGCAGATTAGCCGCTATTTCTTGCGCATGTTTGTCTGGCACGATTTTGCCAGCTGGCCGTTTGGCTACTACCTGTCGCAGATCGCGATTACGCTGGCGATTGTATTTGTCGGCACCTTAACCGCCACCGTGCTGGCGTTACCGCTATCATTTCTTGCCGCGCGCAATGTGATGGCCAGCCGCGGTCTGCGTCCGCTGGCGCTGCTGGTGCGGCGTTTGCTGGATATTCTGCGTGGCATTGATATGGCGATCTGGGGACTGATTTTTGTCCGTGCGGTGGGCATGGGGCCGCTGGCCGGGGTGCTGGCGATAGTGATGCAGGATATTGGGCTGCTGGGCAAGCTGTATGCCGAAGGGCATGAAGCGGTAGAACGCTCGCCGGGTCGTGGTCTGAATGCGGTTGGCGCTAACAGCCTGCAGAAACATCGCTATGGTATTTTTACCCAGTCCTTTCCAACGTTTCTTGCGCTGAGCCTGTATCAAATTGAATCCAATACCCGTTCGGCAGCGGTGCTGGGATTTGTCGGCGCCGGAGGCATCGGTCTGGTATACGCCGAGAATATGCGGCTATGGAACTGGGATGTGGTGATGTTTATCACCCTGATTATGGTGGTAATTGTGATGATTATGGATGCGATTTCCACCCGTCTGCGTCGTCGCTATATTACTGGTAAAGCGATTCCGTTGTATCAGCCTTAA
- a CDS encoding ABC transporter substrate-binding protein: MRLNPIITGLLTATMLVAAPLAQAKPLKTIGVTVGDLANPFFVQIAKGAEMKARELAGDNVNVTLVSSGYDLGQQVGQIDNFIAAKVDMIILGAADSKGIAPAVKRARDAGIVVVAVDVTADGADAAVTSDNTQAGSQACQYIAERLKNKGDVVIINGPPVSSIQDRVSGCMREFKKHPDIKVLSSNQNAKGSREGGLEVMTSLLSAHPKLDAVFAINDPTAIGADLAAKQAQRSEFFIVGVDGSPDGEEALKRKNSLFVATPAQDPQVMAARAVEIGYDILQGKPAPKETVLIPVKTIDRNNIGEYKGWTVK; the protein is encoded by the coding sequence ATGCGTTTAAATCCGATTATCACCGGGCTGCTGACCGCCACCATGCTGGTGGCCGCGCCACTGGCGCAGGCAAAGCCACTGAAAACCATTGGCGTGACCGTGGGGGATTTGGCCAACCCGTTTTTTGTACAGATAGCGAAAGGCGCTGAGATGAAGGCGCGGGAGCTGGCGGGTGACAATGTAAATGTCACACTGGTCTCCAGCGGCTATGACCTTGGTCAGCAGGTGGGGCAGATTGATAACTTTATCGCCGCGAAGGTGGATATGATTATCCTTGGCGCTGCCGATTCGAAAGGGATTGCGCCTGCGGTAAAGCGCGCGCGTGATGCCGGGATTGTGGTGGTGGCGGTTGACGTGACCGCCGATGGCGCCGATGCCGCGGTGACCTCCGATAATACCCAGGCCGGTAGCCAGGCTTGCCAGTATATCGCTGAACGCCTGAAGAATAAGGGCGATGTGGTGATTATCAACGGTCCGCCGGTCTCTTCGATTCAGGACCGGGTATCCGGCTGTATGCGCGAGTTTAAAAAGCATCCGGATATCAAAGTGCTCTCTTCTAATCAGAACGCCAAAGGCAGCCGTGAAGGCGGGCTGGAAGTGATGACCTCGTTGCTTTCGGCCCATCCAAAACTTGACGCGGTATTTGCCATCAATGATCCGACCGCCATCGGCGCGGATTTGGCCGCCAAACAGGCGCAGCGCAGCGAGTTCTTTATCGTCGGCGTTGACGGTTCGCCAGATGGTGAAGAAGCGCTGAAACGTAAAAACTCACTGTTTGTCGCCACCCCGGCGCAGGATCCGCAGGTGATGGCGGCACGGGCGGTGGAGATTGGCTATGACATTTTGCAGGGCAAACCTGCGCCGAAAGAGACGGTGTTGATCCCGGTGAAAACCATCGACCGTAACAATATCGGCGAATATAAAGGCTGGACGGTGAAATAA
- a CDS encoding ABC transporter permease subunit: MTNSVPARSKTPVLKRVLMADMMQTIGILPILILIVVVFGFATPNFFTESNLLNITRQASINIVLAAGMTFIILTGGIDLSVGSMLGATAVVAMVTSLDPALANLTIPAALFSGLLMGLFNGVLVAWAGLPPFIVTLGTYTAMRGAAYLLADGTTVINSSINFEWIGNGYLGPIPWLIVIAFAVIAICWFILRRTTLGVHIYAVGGNIQAARLTGIKVGAVLLFVYAASGLLSGLAGLMSASRLYSANGNLGVGYELDAIAAVILGGTSFVGGIGTITGTLIGALIIATLNNGMTLMGVSYFWQLVIKGAVIIIAVLIDKYRTRHHQAN, translated from the coding sequence ATGACTAACTCTGTCCCTGCACGCAGCAAAACCCCGGTGCTGAAGCGCGTACTGATGGCTGACATGATGCAAACCATCGGTATTCTGCCGATTCTGATCCTGATCGTGGTGGTGTTTGGCTTTGCGACGCCCAACTTCTTTACCGAATCGAATCTGCTGAATATTACGCGTCAGGCTTCAATCAATATTGTGCTGGCGGCGGGGATGACCTTTATCATTCTGACCGGCGGTATCGACTTGTCGGTAGGCTCAATGCTCGGCGCAACTGCGGTGGTGGCGATGGTCACGTCGCTCGATCCGGCGCTGGCGAATCTGACCATTCCGGCGGCGCTGTTTTCCGGACTGCTAATGGGACTGTTTAACGGCGTGTTAGTCGCCTGGGCCGGACTACCACCGTTTATTGTCACCCTTGGCACCTACACCGCGATGCGCGGCGCTGCCTATCTGCTGGCGGATGGCACCACGGTGATTAACTCCAGTATTAATTTTGAGTGGATCGGCAATGGCTATCTCGGCCCGATCCCCTGGCTGATTGTGATCGCTTTTGCGGTGATCGCCATCTGCTGGTTTATCCTGCGCCGCACCACGCTGGGCGTTCATATCTACGCGGTGGGCGGCAATATTCAGGCGGCGCGTCTGACCGGGATTAAGGTGGGCGCCGTGCTGCTGTTTGTCTATGCCGCCAGCGGACTGCTCTCCGGGCTGGCCGGGCTGATGAGCGCTTCACGGCTGTATAGCGCCAACGGCAATCTGGGCGTCGGCTATGAGCTGGATGCGATTGCGGCGGTGATCCTCGGCGGCACCAGTTTTGTTGGCGGTATCGGCACCATCACCGGAACGTTAATTGGCGCGCTGATTATCGCCACCCTCAACAACGGTATGACGCTGATGGGCGTCTCCTATTTCTGGCAGCTGGTGATCAAAGGTGCGGTGATCATTATTGCTGTGTTGATTGATAAATATCGCACCCGCCATCACCAGGCGAACTGA
- the phnD gene encoding phosphonate ABC transporter substrate-binding protein: protein MKKTMGLATLLTGAAITFSAVAADAPKELNLGILGGQNATQQIGDNQCVKDFFDKELSVDTRLRNSSDYSGVIQGLLGGKIDMVLSMSPSSFASVYIKDPKAVDVVGIVVDDTDQSRGYHSVVVVKADSPYQKLEDLKGKSFGFADPDSTSGFLIPNQTFKQMFGGSSDNKYNNTFSSVTFSGGHEQDVLGVLNGQFEGAVTWASMIGDYNTGYTSGAFTRMIRMDHPDLMKQIRIIWQSPLIPNGPVLVSNKLPADFKQKVIAAIKKLDTENHSCFVKAVGGKQHIGPATVADYQQIIDMKRELTKGDR from the coding sequence ATGAAAAAAACCATGGGTCTTGCAACACTCTTAACCGGCGCAGCGATCACTTTCAGCGCGGTGGCAGCGGATGCACCGAAAGAATTAAACCTCGGTATTCTGGGCGGTCAGAACGCCACGCAGCAGATCGGTGATAACCAGTGCGTAAAAGATTTCTTCGATAAAGAACTCAGCGTCGATACCAGACTGCGTAACTCGTCAGACTACTCAGGGGTAATCCAGGGACTGCTCGGCGGTAAAATCGATATGGTGCTGAGTATGTCGCCATCCTCTTTTGCGTCGGTGTATATCAAGGACCCGAAAGCGGTCGATGTGGTGGGGATCGTGGTTGATGATACCGACCAGTCGCGCGGCTACCACTCGGTGGTAGTGGTGAAAGCGGACAGTCCGTACCAAAAACTGGAAGATCTGAAAGGCAAATCCTTTGGTTTTGCGGATCCGGATTCCACTTCCGGCTTCCTGATCCCGAACCAGACCTTTAAGCAGATGTTTGGCGGCAGCAGCGATAACAAATACAACAACACCTTTAGCAGCGTCACCTTCTCCGGTGGTCATGAGCAGGACGTGCTTGGCGTGTTAAACGGCCAGTTTGAAGGCGCCGTAACCTGGGCTTCAATGATTGGCGACTACAACACCGGCTATACCAGCGGCGCGTTCACCCGCATGATCCGTATGGACCATCCGGACCTGATGAAGCAGATCCGCATTATCTGGCAGTCACCGTTGATCCCGAACGGACCGGTGCTGGTCAGCAATAAATTACCGGCGGACTTTAAGCAGAAAGTGATCGCGGCGATTAAGAAGCTGGATACAGAAAACCACAGCTGCTTCGTGAAAGCGGTGGGTGGCAAGCAGCATATCGGCCCGGCGACGGTCGCGGATTACCAGCAGATTATTGATATGAAACGTGAGCTGACCAAAGGCGACCGCTAA